The following are encoded together in the Mycteria americana isolate JAX WOST 10 ecotype Jacksonville Zoo and Gardens chromosome 2, USCA_MyAme_1.0, whole genome shotgun sequence genome:
- the SEM1 gene encoding 26S proteasome complex subunit SEM1 isoform X2 encodes MSEKKQPVDLGLLEEDDEFEEFPAEDWTGLDEDEDAHVWEDNWDDDNVEDDFSNQLRAELEKHGYKMETS; translated from the exons ATGTCGGAGAAGAAGCAGCCGGTGGACCTGGGGCTCCTGGAGGAGGACGACGAGTTTGAGGAGTTCCCGGCCGAAg ATTGGACTGGTTTAGATGAAGATGAAGATGCGCACGTCTGGGAAGACAATTGGGATGATGACAATGTCGAAGATGATTTCTCTAATCAGTTAAg AGCTGAATTAGAAAAACATGGATACAAGATGGAAACCTCATAG
- the SEM1 gene encoding 26S proteasome complex subunit SEM1 isoform X1, with translation MSEKKQPVDLGLLEEDDEFEEFPAEDWTGLDEDEDAHVWEDNWDDDNVEDDFSNQLRKKMLQSSTSKIPLLKLN, from the exons ATGTCGGAGAAGAAGCAGCCGGTGGACCTGGGGCTCCTGGAGGAGGACGACGAGTTTGAGGAGTTCCCGGCCGAAg ATTGGACTGGTTTAGATGAAGATGAAGATGCGCACGTCTGGGAAGACAATTGGGATGATGACAATGTCGAAGATGATTTCTCTAATCAGTTAAg aaagaaaatgctgcagtcCTCCACTTCTAAAATTCCACTACTAA AGCTGAATTAG